The Sphingomicrobium aestuariivivum DNA window CACCGCCGCCACCGCAAAGGCCCCCGCCGTCGCCGCCGCGGCCTCGCCCGCACCCTTGTGGCAGACGAGCGAATAGAGCCCCCAGCCGACCCCCGCGAGCATCATCAGCGCGGCGCCTTGCGCATCCACCGCCCCCGCGCCCGGCGCCAGCAGCCACGCCACCCCGCCCAGCGCGACGAGGATCCCGGCGACCCCGCCGAGGCTCGCCCTGCCGCCGCGTGCCAGCCCGACCACGACCATCACCGCCTGCACGGTGGCGAACAGGATCAGCGCCCCGCTCGCCGTCCCGAGGTCGACATAGGCAAAGGAGAAAGCGACCGCGTAGAGCGCGAGGAACACCCCCGCCCAACCATCGCGCGCCAGCGACGCCCCGCGAATGAATGGCAAGAGCACCAGCGCGCCCGCGCCGAGCCTGATCGCCGCATAGGCGCCCGGCCCGCTCACCCCCTCGGCGAGCGCGGCGCGCGCGAACAGCGAATTGGCGGCAAAGGCGAGGATCGCTGCCAAGCCCACGCCAAGGAGACGCGCCCTAGTCGTCGTACCGGATCCACAGCTTGGAGGCCGCATCGCCCGCGATCTCGCGCGCGCGGTCGGTGCCCTCGCCCGGCGCACTCGCCAGCGCCACCCCCATGCGCCGCCCCGGCCGCGTCACCGGCTTGCCGAAGATGCGCACGTCGACATGGGCACCGGGCGGCGCGAACATCGCCTGTTCGAGTCCCTCGATCGCGAAGCGGCTCGCCGCCTGTTCGGCCAGCAGCACCGCGCTCGCGCTCGGCCGCGCGTGGATCGGCGGGATCGGCAGCCCGAGGATGGCGCGCGCATGCAGGTCGAACTCGGACAAGTTCTGGCTCACCAGCGTGACCATCCCCGTGTCATGCGGACGCGGGCTGAGTTCGGAGAAGATGACCTCGTCGCCCTTCACGAAGAACTCGACCCCGAACAGGCCATAGCCGCCCAGCGCATCGACCACCTTGGCCGCCATATGCTCGGCCTTGTGGATCGCGACATCGCTCATCGCCATCGGCTGCCAGCTCTCGCGATAATCGCCGCCTTCCTGCCGGTGCCCGATCGGCGGACAGAAGCTCACCCCGCCCGCATGGCGGACGGTCAGCAGCGTGATCTCGTAATCGAAGTCGATAAAGCCCTCGGCGATGACCCGCTGGCGATCCCCGCGCATGCCCTCGCAGGCATATTTCCACGCCGCCTCGAGCTCCACGCCCGAACGCACCGTCGACTGCCCTTTGCCGCTCGAACTCATCACCGGCTTCACCACCAGCGGGAAGCCGACTTCCTCCGCCGCTTCCAGCAGCTCGGCATAGTTTTCCGCATAGCGATAGGCACTCGTCCTCAAGCCCAGCTCGCCCGCCGCAAGATCGCGGATCGCATCGCGGTTCATCGTCAGCCGCGTTGCCTTGGCGGTCGGCACGACATGCCAGTCCTCCGCCTCCAGCTCGACCAGCATCTCGGTGCGGATCGCCTCGATCTCGGGCACGATATGGTCGGGCCGGTGCTTCTCGACCGCCGCGCGGAGCTTGGCGCCGTCGAGCATGTCGAACACCTCGGCCTCATCGGCGACCTGCATCGCCGGCGCGCCTTCATAGCTGTCGCAGGCGATCACGCGGCACCCCAGCCGCTGGCAGGAAATCACGAACTCCTTGCCCAGTTCGCCTGCCCCCAGCAGCAGGATCGTCGCGGTCGGTGTCATTACATGGCCCTCCTCGGCTTTCCTCTTGCCAAGACCGCCCCGCTTCGTCACCCCTTCAAGCAGATGCGTAAGGGGGAAATGA harbors:
- the purT gene encoding formate-dependent phosphoribosylglycinamide formyltransferase, which codes for MTPTATILLLGAGELGKEFVISCQRLGCRVIACDSYEGAPAMQVADEAEVFDMLDGAKLRAAVEKHRPDHIVPEIEAIRTEMLVELEAEDWHVVPTAKATRLTMNRDAIRDLAAGELGLRTSAYRYAENYAELLEAAEEVGFPLVVKPVMSSSGKGQSTVRSGVELEAAWKYACEGMRGDRQRVIAEGFIDFDYEITLLTVRHAGGVSFCPPIGHRQEGGDYRESWQPMAMSDVAIHKAEHMAAKVVDALGGYGLFGVEFFVKGDEVIFSELSPRPHDTGMVTLVSQNLSEFDLHARAILGLPIPPIHARPSASAVLLAEQAASRFAIEGLEQAMFAPPGAHVDVRIFGKPVTRPGRRMGVALASAPGEGTDRAREIAGDAASKLWIRYDD
- a CDS encoding DMT family transporter; the encoded protein is MAAILAFAANSLFARAALAEGVSGPGAYAAIRLGAGALVLLPFIRGASLARDGWAGVFLALYAVAFSFAYVDLGTASGALILFATVQAVMVVVGLARGGRASLGGVAGILVALGGVAWLLAPGAGAVDAQGAALMMLAGVGWGLYSLVCHKGAGEAAAATAGAFAVAAVLALPLLLLGEEVTGRGALLALLSGGLTSGLGYVAWRMAAPHFSLTGVAAVQLATPVAAGLVAWPLLGETPGARLALAAVVILGGVALAMRAPREKDGLAEPAGTR